The sequence TTCCCACCGCATTTTCGCTGAACCCAACACGATTACAGGTTCCATCGGTGTATTTGGGGTATTATTCAACGGACAAAAACTAGCAAATGACAACGGTATTACCTGGGATTCGGTGAAAACCGCCCGCTATGCTGACTCTCAAACCGTAGCGCGACCAAAATCTCCCGAAGAATTAGCAATTTACCAGCGCAGTGTCAACCGCATTTATAGTCTCTTCTTAAATAAAGTCGCTCAGGGAAGAAAATTACCAGAAGCAAAAGTAGCTGAAATTGCTCAAGGACGGATTTGGTCAGGGGTAGCAGCCAAACAAATCGGTTTAGTAGATGAAATTGGGGGTTTAGACGCTGCGATCGCCTATACTGCTAAACAAGCAAAACTGGGTAACGATTGGCAATTACAAGAGTATCCCCAACCCAGCAGCTTTGAAGAACGCTTTTTTGGTCGTGCTTTAGAAGAAGCAAACGCCACCTTAAAAGTCAATCAACCCCAACCATCCCATCCCCTGTTAACAGAATTCCAAAAACTACAACAGGAAATGACCACTCTGCAAAAAATGAACGATCCCCAAGGCGTGTATGCTCGCTTACCCTTTAACTTGAAGATAGAGTAAGGCAATAGGGAAATGGCGTTAATTCTACCATCATTCCCCAATCAAGAACGCTGACCAGTCACAATATACGCCACTCGTTGACCGATATTTGTGGCGTGGTCTGCCATGCGTTCTAAATAACGAATTGCCAAAGCCAGTAGTATAATTGGTTCGACGACACCCGGAATATCCCGCTGACAAGCTAAAGTTTCATAAAGGCGATCATAGGCATTATCCACAGCGTCATCTAGACGCTTAATACTTCTGCCGCCAGCTGCGTCTAAATCGCCTAAAGCTACCAAGCTAGCAGCTAACATTGCCTGAGCATGATGAGACATTATAGCAATATCTGGTACAGAAGCGTGGGGTGGATAAGGAAAAATCTTAATCGCAACTTCCGCTAGATCCTTAGCGTAATCCCCAATGCGTTCTAAATCTCGCACCAGTTGCATAAAAGCACTCAAACAACGCAAATCTTGAGATGTTGGAGCTTGTAGCGTTATAATTGTTGTGCATTCAGACTCGATCTGTCTATAAAAACGATCAATCTTCTTATCTAATCGGGGAACTTCCGCAGCTGCGATCAAATCGCGGGAGACTAAGGCTTGGTGACTGAGGCGAAAAGATTGTTCCACCAAAGCTCCCATACGCAATACATCCCGTTCTAAGCGCCTAATGGCTCGTGCTAACTGAGGTCTGTCAGGATTGGGACTATAAAGGACGACTTTCACACTTGTAGTCTCAAACGTGAAGATATTTTTTAACTATAGTCTTGACTTGAGCTGTTTGTCACAATTTCTGGTATTTGGAGTTGTATCCATGCACCACCGGTTTGGGGATGGTTCATTGCTTTAATTGTACCGCCGTGGGCGAGAACAATTTGTCTGACGATCGCCAAACCTAAACCGCTACCTA is a genomic window of Fortiea contorta PCC 7126 containing:
- the phoU gene encoding phosphate signaling complex protein PhoU; translated protein: MKVVLYSPNPDRPQLARAIRRLERDVLRMGALVEQSFRLSHQALVSRDLIAAAEVPRLDKKIDRFYRQIESECTTIITLQAPTSQDLRCLSAFMQLVRDLERIGDYAKDLAEVAIKIFPYPPHASVPDIAIMSHHAQAMLAASLVALGDLDAAGGRSIKRLDDAVDNAYDRLYETLACQRDIPGVVEPIILLALAIRYLERMADHATNIGQRVAYIVTGQRS